In a genomic window of Bordetella petrii:
- a CDS encoding acyl-CoA synthetase, with protein sequence MTTPFDDELPRNAANHVPLTPLGFLQWAAEVYPQRPALVHGNRSQSWRATQQRCRQMAAALRAWGVQRGDVVAVLAPNIPALYEAHFGVPMAGAVLNALNTRLDAATLAFILEHGRATVLLFDSEYASLVQDVLGRLAAPPRTVRIEDAEYTGEHGTLGDAEYETWLAAQPPDAAWDWPADEWQSICLNYTSGTTGNPKGVVYHHRGAYLNATGNVLACGMPPHAVYLWTLPMFHCNGWCFPWTLAALAGTNVCLRRVEPAAIFDAIRRYRVGYFCAAPVVLNMLINAPSQVQHRATHRVQALTGGAAPPAAVIEAMEQLGVGVTHLYGLTETYGPSVSCAWHDEWDELPLAERAALKARIGVRKLNVEHVQVVDDRLQPVPADGATLGEIVLRGNTLMKGYLHNPGATAEAFAGGWFHSGDLGVVHPDGYIEIKDRAKDIIISGGENISTVEVESVLYRHPDILEAAVVARPDPTWGETPCAFVTLKDGAHCTADDVLRHCREHLARFKVPRTVVFGPLPKTATGKIQKFVLRGQAAALGSRANTDPQSGA encoded by the coding sequence ATGACGACCCCCTTCGATGATGAACTGCCGCGCAATGCCGCCAACCATGTTCCGCTGACCCCGCTGGGTTTCCTGCAATGGGCGGCCGAGGTGTATCCGCAACGGCCGGCGCTGGTGCATGGCAACCGCAGCCAGAGCTGGCGCGCCACGCAGCAGCGATGCCGGCAGATGGCGGCGGCGCTGCGGGCCTGGGGCGTGCAGCGCGGCGACGTGGTGGCGGTGCTGGCGCCCAATATTCCCGCCCTGTACGAAGCGCATTTCGGCGTGCCCATGGCTGGCGCCGTGCTCAATGCCTTGAACACCCGGCTCGACGCCGCCACGCTGGCGTTCATCCTGGAACACGGCCGCGCCACGGTACTGCTGTTCGACAGCGAATACGCCAGCCTGGTGCAAGACGTGCTGGGCCGGCTGGCCGCGCCGCCCCGCACGGTGCGCATCGAAGACGCGGAGTACACGGGCGAACACGGCACGCTGGGCGACGCCGAATACGAAACCTGGCTGGCCGCGCAGCCGCCCGACGCCGCATGGGACTGGCCCGCCGACGAATGGCAAAGCATCTGCCTGAACTACACCTCGGGCACCACCGGCAATCCCAAAGGGGTGGTCTACCACCATCGCGGCGCCTACCTGAACGCCACCGGCAATGTACTGGCCTGCGGCATGCCGCCCCACGCCGTATACCTGTGGACACTGCCCATGTTCCACTGCAACGGCTGGTGCTTTCCCTGGACCCTGGCCGCCCTGGCGGGCACCAATGTCTGTCTGCGGCGCGTCGAGCCCGCGGCCATCTTCGACGCCATCCGCCGCTATCGCGTCGGCTACTTCTGCGCGGCGCCGGTGGTGCTGAACATGCTGATCAATGCGCCGTCCCAGGTGCAGCATCGCGCCACGCATCGCGTGCAGGCCCTGACCGGCGGCGCCGCGCCGCCGGCCGCCGTCATCGAGGCCATGGAACAGCTCGGCGTCGGCGTCACGCACCTGTATGGCCTGACCGAAACCTACGGGCCGTCGGTCAGCTGCGCCTGGCACGACGAATGGGATGAGCTGCCCCTGGCCGAGCGCGCGGCGCTGAAGGCGCGTATCGGCGTGCGCAAACTCAACGTCGAGCATGTGCAGGTGGTCGACGACCGCCTGCAGCCGGTGCCGGCCGACGGCGCCACCCTGGGCGAGATCGTGCTGCGCGGCAATACGCTGATGAAGGGCTATCTGCACAACCCCGGCGCCACGGCCGAGGCCTTCGCCGGCGGCTGGTTCCATTCGGGCGACCTGGGCGTGGTACACCCCGACGGCTACATCGAGATCAAGGACCGCGCCAAGGACATCATCATCTCGGGCGGCGAGAACATTTCCACGGTGGAAGTCGAAAGCGTGCTGTACCGGCACCCCGACATCCTGGAAGCCGCGGTGGTGGCGCGGCCCGACCCCACCTGGGGCGAAACGCCATGCGCCTTCGTTACGCTGAAAGACGGCGCGCATTGCACGGCCGACGATGTGCTGCGGCATTGCCGCGAGCACCTGGCGCGCTTCAAGGTGCCGCGCACCGTGGTGTTCGGCCCGCTACCCAAGACCGCCACCGGCAAAATCCAGAAATTCGTACTGCGCGGCCAGGCAGCGGCCCTGGGCAGCCGGGCGAATACGGACCCGCAGTCAGGTGCCTGA
- a CDS encoding phosphotransferase family protein codes for MNAPGHRPETQPGAQPEWLPALTAYLAARGLADSTGLRARPLAGGQSNPTFLLEDAHGLRVLRKQPPGTLLPSAHAVDREYRVMSALADTAVPVPRMLHYCEDRAVIGTPFYLMSYAQGRVFMDPALPGLAPAERGAIYAEAGRVLAALHAVAPGEIGLGDYGRAGDYFARQVARWTRQYRDTSTGAIPAMDALIDWLPRHLPADDGQVCLVHGDYRIDNLVFAADAPRAIALLDWELSTLGHPLADLAYHCMCWRIPPSLWRGIAGLDLPALGIPDEAAFVAAYCRARGIAAPANWDFYLAYSFFRIAAILQGVYARAQAGNAAAADAREMGARVAPLAELGWQAARRESAPWPEPSR; via the coding sequence ATGAATGCGCCCGGCCATCGACCAGAAACGCAGCCCGGCGCGCAGCCCGAGTGGCTGCCCGCGCTGACGGCCTACCTGGCGGCGCGTGGGCTGGCAGACTCGACCGGCCTGCGCGCGCGGCCGCTGGCCGGGGGGCAGTCCAACCCCACTTTTCTGCTGGAGGATGCCCACGGGCTGCGCGTGCTGCGCAAGCAGCCGCCGGGCACGCTGCTGCCCTCGGCCCATGCGGTCGATCGCGAATACCGCGTGATGTCCGCCCTGGCCGACACGGCCGTGCCGGTGCCGCGCATGCTGCATTACTGCGAAGACCGCGCCGTGATCGGCACGCCGTTCTACCTGATGAGCTATGCGCAAGGCCGCGTGTTCATGGACCCGGCGCTGCCGGGACTGGCCCCGGCCGAGCGCGGCGCCATCTACGCCGAGGCCGGACGGGTGCTGGCCGCGCTGCACGCGGTGGCGCCCGGCGAGATCGGGCTGGGCGACTACGGTCGCGCCGGCGACTACTTCGCGCGGCAGGTCGCGCGCTGGACCCGGCAGTATCGCGACACCTCGACCGGCGCCATCCCCGCCATGGACGCGTTGATCGACTGGCTGCCGCGGCACCTGCCAGCCGACGACGGCCAGGTCTGCCTGGTGCACGGCGACTACCGCATCGACAACCTGGTGTTCGCCGCCGATGCGCCGCGCGCCATTGCGCTGCTGGACTGGGAGCTGTCCACGCTGGGCCATCCGTTGGCCGACCTGGCCTATCACTGCATGTGCTGGCGCATTCCGCCCAGCCTGTGGCGCGGCATCGCCGGCCTGGACCTGCCGGCGCTGGGCATTCCCGATGAAGCGGCGTTCGTGGCGGCGTACTGTCGCGCGCGCGGCATCGCCGCGCCGGCCAACTGGGACTTCTACCTGGCCTACAGCTTCTTCCGCATTGCAGCCATTCTGCAAGGCGTATACGCGCGCGCCCAGGCCGGCAACGCCGCCGCCGCCGACGCGCGCGAAATGGGCGCGCGGGTAGCGCCGCTGGCCGAACTGGGCTGGCAGGCCGCCCGCCGCGAATCCGCCCCCTGGCCGGAGCCATCCCGATGA
- a CDS encoding acyl-CoA dehydrogenase family protein: MDFSLPPELEDYRSRVRRFVDEELIPLEADPGNFDDHENIAEPVLARARAKVREAGLWALQMPRERGGQGLPMVGLAACYEEMNRSIFGPVCFNAAAPDDGNMRVLAQVARPDQKDRWLQPIIDGKVRSSFVMTEPSPGSGSDPSMMRTTATRQGDKWIVNGRKWFITGAGVARHFILIARTSDDARKGLSAFLFDAAQPGWRIERRIPIMGPEEHGGHCELIFDGLEIPDENRLMEVGDGLKLTQIRLGPARLTHCMRWLGLARRAMAVAVDYVGQRSSFGLKLAEREGVQWLLGDAAMQIEIGRLLTMRAAARLDQGDYARKEISMAKIVVSETLHKVVDTALQLNGARGYSKDTPLEWIYRYARQARLVDGASEVHKMVLARYLMDEGDAYWRWDDADAPRKALV; this comes from the coding sequence ATGGACTTTTCTCTGCCCCCCGAACTGGAGGACTACCGGAGCCGCGTGCGCCGCTTCGTCGATGAAGAACTGATTCCGCTCGAAGCCGACCCAGGCAATTTCGATGACCACGAGAACATTGCCGAACCGGTGCTTGCGCGCGCCCGCGCCAAGGTGCGCGAAGCGGGCCTGTGGGCCCTGCAGATGCCGCGCGAGCGCGGCGGCCAGGGCCTGCCCATGGTCGGCCTGGCCGCCTGCTACGAAGAAATGAACCGCTCGATATTCGGGCCGGTGTGCTTCAATGCGGCGGCCCCCGACGACGGCAACATGCGCGTGCTGGCCCAGGTGGCGCGCCCGGACCAGAAAGACCGCTGGCTGCAGCCCATTATCGATGGCAAGGTCCGCTCGTCGTTCGTGATGACCGAACCCAGCCCGGGCAGCGGCTCCGACCCGTCCATGATGCGCACGACGGCGACCCGCCAGGGCGACAAGTGGATCGTCAACGGCCGCAAATGGTTCATTACCGGGGCCGGCGTGGCCCGCCACTTCATCCTCATCGCCCGCACCTCGGACGACGCGCGCAAAGGCCTCAGCGCCTTCCTGTTCGATGCCGCCCAGCCTGGCTGGCGCATCGAGCGGCGCATTCCCATCATGGGGCCGGAAGAACACGGCGGGCACTGCGAACTCATTTTCGACGGCCTGGAAATTCCCGACGAGAACCGCCTGATGGAAGTCGGCGACGGCCTGAAGCTGACCCAGATCCGCCTGGGCCCGGCGCGGCTGACGCACTGCATGCGCTGGCTGGGGCTGGCGCGCCGCGCCATGGCGGTGGCGGTCGATTACGTGGGGCAGCGCAGCAGCTTCGGCCTGAAGCTGGCCGAGCGCGAGGGCGTGCAGTGGCTGCTGGGCGATGCCGCCATGCAGATCGAGATCGGCCGCCTGCTGACCATGCGCGCCGCGGCGCGGCTGGACCAGGGCGACTACGCGCGCAAAGAAATCTCCATGGCCAAGATCGTCGTGTCGGAAACCCTGCACAAAGTGGTAGATACCGCGCTGCAGCTCAACGGCGCGCGCGGCTATTCAAAAGACACGCCGCTGGAATGGATTTACCGCTACGCGCGCCAGGCGCGCCTGGTTGACGGCGCATCGGAAGTGCACAAGATGGTGCTGGCTCGCTACCTGATGGACGAGGGCGACGCCTACTGGCGCTGGGACGACGCCGACGCGCCGCGCAAGGCCCTGGTATGA
- a CDS encoding SDR family NAD(P)-dependent oxidoreductase, translated as MFEDLKSKTALVTGAYSGLGRHFAGLLAGAGARVALCGRRTELGHEVAEAIRQQGGQACVVPMDVTRPDSVQAAIDAAASELGPLDIVINNAGVALSEPALDISEQAWTGLIDVNLNGAWRVAQASARHFRAQGRPGSIVNIASILGQRVASHVAPYAAAKAGLLHLTRALALEWARHGIRVNALAPGYIATDLNREFFASPAGEALIKRVPQRRLGQPQDLDGPLLLLASDASAFMTGSVIDVDGGHLASSL; from the coding sequence ATGTTCGAAGACCTGAAGTCCAAGACGGCGCTGGTCACCGGCGCCTATAGCGGGTTGGGCCGGCACTTCGCCGGCCTGCTGGCGGGCGCCGGCGCGCGCGTGGCGCTGTGCGGCCGCCGCACCGAACTGGGCCATGAAGTGGCCGAGGCCATCCGCCAACAAGGCGGCCAGGCCTGCGTCGTACCCATGGACGTCACCCGGCCCGACAGCGTGCAGGCCGCCATCGACGCGGCCGCCAGCGAACTCGGTCCGCTGGACATCGTGATCAACAATGCCGGCGTCGCGCTCAGCGAGCCTGCACTGGATATTTCCGAGCAGGCCTGGACCGGGCTTATCGACGTCAATCTCAACGGCGCGTGGCGCGTGGCCCAGGCCAGCGCGCGCCACTTCCGCGCGCAAGGGCGGCCCGGAAGCATCGTCAACATCGCCTCGATCCTGGGCCAGCGCGTGGCCTCGCACGTTGCGCCCTACGCGGCGGCCAAGGCCGGCCTGCTGCACCTGACGCGCGCCCTGGCGCTGGAATGGGCGCGCCACGGCATCCGGGTCAACGCGCTGGCGCCGGGCTATATCGCCACCGATCTGAATCGCGAGTTCTTTGCGTCCCCCGCGGGCGAAGCGCTGATCAAGCGCGTGCCGCAGCGCCGCCTGGGACAGCCGCAAGACCTGGACGGACCGCTGCTGTTGCTGGCGTCGGACGCATCGGCGTTCATGACGGGCTCGGTCATCGACGTCGACGGCGGCCACCTGGCCAGCTCGCTTTGA
- a CDS encoding AtuA-related protein, producing the protein MHVSLRRVAHTRSGDKGNTSNIAVIAYEPAFYPYIKQAVTVDALRTIYNETAVRGAITRYEVDGLGVLNFVLEGALGGGVSRSLAIDNYGKALASAVLRLELEVPDTLAPLLRGPKTDQGQ; encoded by the coding sequence ATGCACGTGAGCCTGCGGCGCGTTGCGCATACCCGGTCAGGCGACAAAGGCAATACGTCGAACATCGCCGTGATTGCCTACGAGCCGGCGTTCTACCCGTACATCAAGCAGGCCGTCACGGTCGACGCCCTGCGCACGATCTACAACGAAACCGCGGTGCGCGGCGCCATCACGCGCTACGAAGTCGACGGACTGGGCGTGCTGAACTTCGTGCTGGAAGGCGCGCTGGGCGGCGGCGTTTCGCGCAGCCTGGCAATCGACAACTATGGCAAGGCCCTGGCCAGCGCTGTGTTACGTTTAGAACTCGAAGTGCCCGACACACTGGCGCCGCTCTTGCGCGGACCAAAAACAGACCAAGGCCAGTGA
- a CDS encoding acyclic terpene utilization AtuA family protein translates to MTHKTGTLRIGSGAGWWGDRIDPARWNAERGALDFLCFETMAEATVSAAQVRKRRDPAFPGYDTWLDDRMRAVLPHCMANGTRIVSNQGWIHPLAAARRVAELCAEAGWKHARVAAVSATDLSGSIGTSGLAIMESGAPVASVADTLISAEPYAGAEAIVRALDQGADIVITGRVADPSLFLAPMMHHFGWRADDWARLGQGSGIGHLLECGAQVTGGYFGDPGYKDVPDPWNLAFPYADVEADGTAEIGKVDGTGGCIDLRTVKEQMFYEVHDPARYITPDVVVDFTTARLEQAGPDRVRVGGISGRPRTDTLKVSMGCTEGYIGEDMFFFAGPGCLDKARLAETILRERLRLAGLQADDLRIDFIGANAVHGAASAAPACEPVEIAVRIAARCATRAQAEKIGREVDGMAVCGLACTGKRVPHQDRVREVIGLWSTLVPRASVDCTIEFV, encoded by the coding sequence ATGACTCACAAGACAGGCACGCTGCGCATCGGCTCGGGCGCCGGGTGGTGGGGCGACCGCATCGACCCGGCGCGCTGGAACGCCGAACGCGGCGCGCTCGACTTCCTGTGCTTCGAGACCATGGCCGAAGCCACCGTATCGGCGGCCCAGGTGCGCAAGCGCCGCGATCCGGCCTTTCCGGGCTACGACACCTGGCTGGACGATCGCATGCGCGCGGTGCTGCCGCACTGCATGGCCAACGGCACGCGCATCGTCTCGAACCAGGGCTGGATTCACCCGCTGGCGGCGGCCCGGCGCGTGGCCGAGCTGTGCGCCGAAGCCGGCTGGAAACACGCCAGGGTCGCTGCCGTCAGCGCCACCGACCTCAGCGGCAGCATCGGCACGAGCGGGCTGGCCATCATGGAAAGCGGCGCGCCCGTGGCGTCGGTGGCCGACACGCTGATCTCGGCTGAACCCTACGCCGGCGCCGAAGCCATTGTGCGGGCACTGGACCAGGGCGCCGACATCGTCATTACCGGCCGCGTGGCCGACCCGTCGCTGTTCCTGGCGCCGATGATGCACCACTTTGGCTGGCGCGCCGACGACTGGGCGCGGCTCGGCCAGGGCAGCGGCATCGGTCATTTGCTCGAATGCGGCGCGCAGGTTACCGGCGGCTATTTTGGCGACCCCGGCTACAAAGACGTGCCCGATCCCTGGAACCTGGCCTTCCCGTATGCCGACGTCGAGGCGGACGGCACGGCCGAGATCGGCAAGGTCGACGGCACCGGCGGCTGCATCGACCTGCGCACAGTGAAGGAACAGATGTTCTATGAAGTGCACGACCCGGCCCGCTACATCACGCCCGACGTGGTGGTGGACTTCACTACCGCGCGCCTGGAGCAGGCAGGGCCCGACCGGGTGCGCGTCGGCGGCATATCGGGCCGGCCGCGCACCGACACGCTGAAAGTATCCATGGGCTGCACCGAGGGCTATATCGGCGAAGACATGTTCTTCTTCGCCGGCCCCGGCTGCCTGGACAAGGCACGGCTGGCCGAGACCATACTGCGGGAACGCCTTCGCCTGGCCGGGCTGCAGGCCGATGACCTGCGCATTGATTTCATCGGCGCCAACGCGGTACATGGGGCGGCGTCGGCGGCGCCGGCCTGCGAGCCCGTGGAAATTGCCGTGCGCATCGCCGCACGCTGCGCCACCCGTGCCCAGGCCGAGAAAATCGGCCGCGAAGTCGATGGCATGGCAGTCTGCGGGCTGGCTTGCACCGGCAAGCGCGTGCCCCATCAAGACCGTGTGCGCGAAGTCATCGGCCTGTGGTCGACGCTGGTGCCGCGCGCCTCGGTCGATTGCACGATCGAGTTCGTCTAG
- a CDS encoding Bug family tripartite tricarboxylate transporter substrate binding protein: MRGYPLLLATALALPLASMAHAEPAPAWPARPITLVVPFPPGGTTDLLARLVAHAAGSRLGQNVVVENRPGAGGGIGAAAVARAQPDGYTLVMGTLGTQVTNQFIYKQVPYDPARDFAPVTLVANSPNVLLANPQLGIGTVAQLIERARREPGQLNFASTSLGGSPHLSGELFNGLAKVDIRHVPYKGSAPAMTGLLGGQVQIMYDNLPSAMGQIRAGAVRALAVTTSTRVPLLPDVPTVAEAGLPGYEVNAWFGLLAPAGTPAAVVARTQSAVAEALAEPDTRRQVENLGAIPVAGTPQAFSDTIRADTEKWRQVISRAGIQPQ; encoded by the coding sequence ATGCGTGGATACCCCCTTCTTCTTGCCACCGCCCTGGCGCTGCCGCTGGCCTCTATGGCGCACGCAGAGCCGGCGCCGGCATGGCCCGCCCGCCCCATCACGCTGGTGGTGCCGTTCCCGCCCGGCGGCACCACCGACCTGCTGGCGCGCCTGGTCGCGCACGCGGCCGGCAGCCGACTGGGCCAGAACGTGGTGGTAGAGAACCGCCCCGGCGCGGGCGGCGGCATCGGCGCGGCCGCGGTGGCGCGGGCGCAGCCCGATGGCTATACGCTCGTCATGGGAACCCTGGGCACCCAGGTCACCAACCAGTTCATCTATAAGCAGGTGCCGTACGACCCCGCGCGCGATTTCGCGCCGGTGACGCTGGTGGCTAACTCGCCGAATGTACTGTTGGCCAATCCCCAACTGGGCATCGGCACGGTGGCCCAGCTTATCGAGCGGGCGCGCCGCGAGCCCGGCCAGCTGAATTTCGCCTCGACCAGCCTCGGAGGCTCGCCGCACCTGTCGGGCGAGCTGTTCAACGGCCTGGCCAAGGTGGACATCCGGCACGTGCCCTACAAGGGGTCGGCGCCGGCCATGACGGGCCTGCTGGGCGGCCAGGTACAGATCATGTACGACAACCTGCCCTCGGCCATGGGGCAGATTCGCGCGGGCGCCGTGCGCGCGCTGGCGGTCACCACCAGCACCCGCGTGCCCTTGCTGCCGGACGTGCCGACCGTAGCCGAGGCCGGCCTGCCGGGCTATGAAGTCAATGCATGGTTCGGCTTGCTGGCGCCGGCCGGCACGCCGGCGGCCGTGGTGGCGCGCACTCAGTCGGCCGTGGCCGAGGCGCTGGCCGAGCCGGACACGCGCCGCCAGGTGGAAAACCTGGGCGCGATTCCGGTGGCCGGCACGCCGCAGGCCTTCAGCGACACTATTCGCGCCGACACCGAAAAATGGCGGCAGGTCATCAGCCGCGCAGGCATCCAACCGCAATAG
- a CDS encoding acetate--CoA ligase family protein yields MALAQPRRNSLDRLLDPASIAIVGASDNPDKIGGRPIYYMRQQGYAGTLYPINPQRAEVQGQRAWPTLDALPAAPDLAIVAVAGEQAVQAVDRCAELGVAAAIVISAGFAETGDAGRALQDAMMARARAAGMRIVGPNSQGLANFGNGAIASFSTMFLEVAPADGPVAVLSQSGGMGAMVYGLLRQRGLGVRHVHATGNEADVTVAELACAVLRDPEVRIVLLYLESLQDAGALAEAAAMASARGVPLIAVKSGRSEAGARAAASHTGAMASEDRAVDAYFERHAILRARDPQELVRFAELALRGPLPRGPRMVAVSNSGASCVLASDAAVERGLQIAPLAETTRQQLDGLLPGFASTANPVDITAALLSNNGLFGQVLPVIASDPAADMFLIDIPVAGRGYDVATFAADTAGFAAAAARPVAVVAWQDDVAAAFRARGVAVYADEQQAADAMAALYRLHRWRSRAPVCWPDAAPFSLPSARQPFLSEAQSLALLAGQGLAVAEHARCTDADAAVAAWRAIGAPVALKACSARLPHKSEHGLVALGLDDEQALRAALARQAQTLGKLRIDDAEWIVARMHAGLHECALGVRHDPVFGPVVMVGSGGKYVEAMQDVALLLPPFSVDEVIGKLQDLRIGKLLAGVRGDPPADMRALAEQAVLLGRCALAARGSLASIDINPVLVGARGQGAVAVDALVELAAPAAP; encoded by the coding sequence ATGGCATTAGCACAGCCCCGGCGCAACAGCCTGGACCGCTTGCTCGACCCCGCATCGATCGCCATTGTGGGCGCGTCCGACAATCCCGACAAGATCGGCGGGCGGCCCATTTACTACATGCGACAGCAGGGCTACGCGGGCACGCTGTACCCCATCAACCCGCAACGCGCCGAAGTGCAGGGCCAGCGCGCGTGGCCCACCCTGGACGCGCTGCCCGCGGCGCCCGATCTGGCCATCGTGGCCGTGGCGGGCGAACAGGCGGTGCAGGCGGTGGACCGCTGCGCCGAGCTGGGCGTGGCGGCGGCCATCGTGATCTCGGCCGGGTTTGCCGAGACCGGCGATGCGGGCCGGGCGCTGCAGGACGCCATGATGGCGCGCGCCCGTGCGGCCGGCATGCGCATCGTGGGTCCGAACTCGCAGGGCCTGGCCAATTTCGGCAACGGGGCGATCGCCAGTTTCTCGACCATGTTCCTGGAAGTCGCGCCAGCGGATGGCCCGGTAGCGGTACTGAGCCAGAGCGGCGGCATGGGGGCGATGGTGTACGGCCTGCTGCGCCAGCGCGGCCTGGGCGTGCGCCATGTGCACGCCACTGGCAACGAAGCCGACGTCACCGTGGCCGAACTTGCCTGCGCAGTGCTGCGCGACCCCGAAGTACGCATCGTGCTGCTGTACCTCGAGTCGCTACAGGATGCGGGCGCGCTGGCCGAGGCCGCGGCCATGGCCAGCGCGCGCGGCGTGCCGCTGATTGCGGTGAAGTCGGGCCGCTCCGAGGCCGGCGCGCGCGCGGCCGCGTCGCACACCGGCGCCATGGCCAGCGAAGACCGGGCGGTAGACGCCTATTTCGAGCGCCATGCCATCTTGCGCGCGCGCGACCCGCAAGAACTGGTGCGCTTCGCCGAACTGGCGCTGCGCGGCCCTTTGCCGCGGGGGCCGCGCATGGTGGCGGTGAGCAATTCGGGCGCCAGCTGCGTGCTGGCCTCGGACGCCGCCGTCGAACGTGGCCTGCAGATCGCCCCGCTGGCCGAGACCACGCGGCAGCAGCTGGACGGCCTGCTGCCCGGCTTCGCCTCTACGGCCAATCCGGTGGACATTACCGCCGCGCTGCTCTCGAACAATGGCTTGTTCGGCCAGGTGCTGCCGGTCATCGCGTCGGACCCGGCCGCTGATATGTTCCTCATCGATATCCCGGTGGCGGGGCGCGGCTACGACGTAGCCACCTTCGCGGCCGATACGGCCGGTTTTGCCGCCGCGGCCGCCCGCCCCGTCGCGGTGGTGGCATGGCAGGACGATGTGGCGGCAGCGTTTCGCGCGCGCGGCGTGGCCGTCTATGCCGACGAACAGCAGGCGGCCGACGCAATGGCCGCCTTGTACCGCCTGCATCGCTGGCGCAGCCGCGCGCCCGTGTGCTGGCCCGACGCGGCGCCGTTCAGCTTGCCGTCCGCCCGGCAGCCGTTCTTGTCTGAAGCGCAAAGCCTGGCGCTGCTGGCCGGCCAGGGTCTGGCGGTGGCTGAACATGCCCGCTGTACCGATGCCGACGCCGCCGTGGCCGCCTGGCGCGCCATCGGCGCGCCGGTGGCGTTGAAAGCGTGCTCGGCGCGCCTGCCGCATAAATCCGAGCACGGCCTGGTGGCGCTGGGGCTGGACGACGAACAGGCGCTGCGCGCCGCGCTGGCGCGCCAGGCGCAGACGCTGGGCAAGCTGCGCATAGACGACGCGGAGTGGATCGTGGCGCGCATGCACGCCGGCCTGCACGAGTGCGCCCTGGGCGTGCGCCACGACCCGGTGTTCGGCCCCGTGGTCATGGTGGGCAGCGGCGGCAAGTATGTCGAGGCCATGCAAGACGTGGCGCTGCTGTTGCCGCCCTTCAGCGTGGACGAGGTGATCGGCAAGCTGCAGGACCTGCGCATCGGCAAGCTGCTGGCCGGCGTGCGCGGCGACCCGCCCGCCGATATGCGGGCGCTGGCCGAACAGGCGGTGTTGCTGGGCCGCTGCGCGCTGGCGGCCAGGGGCAGCCTGGCCTCCATAGACATCAACCCGGTGCTGGTAGGCGCGCGGGGGCAGGGCGCCGTGGCGGTTGACGCCCTGGTGGAACTGGCCGCGCCCGCCGCCCCCTGA
- a CDS encoding tripartite tricarboxylate transporter substrate binding protein, with amino-acid sequence MPAIPVWRAALAAIVLAANTAAAAATWPDKPVTLVVPYPPGGPTDIVARTVAQGLGDELGQTVIVDNRSGAGGNIGADMVAKSAPDGYTLLLATTAHAINMSLFKNLGYDTRKSFAPISLLTKGPLVIVTRPDLPAQNVRELIALAKASPGKLTFASSGNGQSTHLSAELFNTMAGTRMVHVPYRGSAPAMTDVMGGQADIMFNTMLSSMPYVKDGKLRALAVTSAARSPAAPDVPTVAESGLDGYEATAWNGLMAPAGTPDAVVQKLSAALQKVLGRPDLQKQFAQQGFDADWMTPAEYGQFLDDEIRKWAEVVKVSGATVN; translated from the coding sequence ATGCCTGCAATTCCTGTCTGGCGCGCCGCCCTGGCCGCCATCGTCCTGGCGGCCAATACCGCGGCCGCCGCCGCGACGTGGCCCGACAAGCCCGTCACCCTGGTCGTGCCCTATCCGCCGGGCGGCCCCACCGACATCGTGGCCCGCACGGTGGCGCAAGGACTGGGCGACGAACTCGGCCAGACGGTCATCGTCGACAACCGCTCGGGCGCGGGCGGCAACATCGGCGCCGACATGGTGGCCAAGAGCGCGCCCGATGGCTACACGCTGCTGCTGGCCACCACGGCGCACGCCATCAATATGTCGCTGTTCAAAAACCTGGGCTACGACACGCGCAAGAGCTTCGCGCCGATCTCGCTGCTGACCAAGGGCCCGCTGGTTATCGTGACGCGCCCGGACCTGCCCGCGCAGAATGTCCGCGAGCTGATCGCGCTGGCCAAGGCCTCGCCCGGCAAACTGACCTTCGCCTCGTCGGGCAACGGGCAATCCACCCACCTGTCGGCCGAATTGTTCAACACTATGGCCGGCACTCGCATGGTGCACGTGCCCTACCGCGGCAGCGCGCCGGCGATGACCGATGTCATGGGCGGCCAGGCAGACATCATGTTCAACACCATGCTGTCGTCCATGCCCTATGTAAAAGACGGCAAGCTGCGCGCCCTGGCCGTCACCAGCGCCGCGCGCTCGCCGGCTGCCCCGGACGTGCCCACCGTGGCCGAGTCGGGCCTGGACGGCTACGAGGCCACGGCCTGGAACGGCCTGATGGCCCCGGCCGGCACGCCCGACGCCGTGGTGCAGAAGCTGAGCGCGGCGCTGCAGAAAGTGCTGGGCCGTCCCGATCTGCAGAAGCAGTTCGCGCAACAGGGCTTCGATGCCGACTGGATGACGCCCGCCGAATACGGACAGTTTCTGGACGATGAAATCCGCAAGTGGGCCGAGGTCGTCAAGGTATCCGGCGCCACCGTCAACTGA